The following are encoded in a window of Salvelinus fontinalis isolate EN_2023a chromosome 40, ASM2944872v1, whole genome shotgun sequence genomic DNA:
- the LOC129839697 gene encoding zinc finger protein 501-like isoform X2: MASGKLEDRSQTLELSVAVKDDDGNNEEEADEEDSDDVDSGHNVVKVDMDEEEGEAVKSGLAIVKRDAEEEGGGGDETNSGGGANSDIDSLDGENEQSSNAQSAVKKPHPCSQCGKTFFTVGSLKRHTQTHSGEKRHQCSVCGKCFSRSDDMKRHLTIHTGERVGHVCHQCGRTFTSVGGLKKHQMTHTGEKPFQCSECGKGFTAQGNLKIHQRIHTGEKPYQCSQCQKSFSRLAHYKDHQQTHREEKPYNCNDCGKSFSYFKSLKCHQMIHKGENLHHCSVCGKGFAIRGNLKTHLQTHTKEKPHQCSECGKRFSRAHDLKKHKLLHTGQKTYHICQCGKSFTELGNLRTHQRTHTGEKPFCCSFCGRTFLRAGDLKSHQRTHTGEKPFICVICGTSFAQSGNLKVHQITHTKERPYPCTVCDKGFTTPGSLKLHMRTHTGERPFLCSACGKGFTASGQLKRHQECHMRDTVQSSPSEDTGVAVASK; the protein is encoded by the exons GGCATAACGTTGTGAAAGTGGACATggacgaggaggaaggagaagcAGTGAAGTCGG GGCTTGCTATTGTTAAAAGAGatgcagaggaggagggaggtggcgGGGATGAGACCAACTCAG GAGGCGGCGCCAACTCGGACATAGACAGTTTAGATGGGGAGAATGAACAGAGTTCGAACGCTCAGAGTGCAGTGAAGAAACCACACCCctgctcccagtgtggcaagACCTTCTTCACCGTGGGGAGCCTGAAGAGGCACACGCAGACCCACAGTGGCGAGAAACGCCATCAGTGCTCCGTCTGCGGGAAATGTTTCTCACGCTCAGACGACATGAAGAGACACCTCACCATCCACACAG GAGAGAGGGTGGGCCACGTCTGTCACCAGTGTGGGAGGACTTTCACCAGTGTGGGAGGGCTGAAGAAACACCAGATGACCCACACAG GAGAGAAGCCGTTCCAGTGTTCAGAGTGTGGGAAAGGCTTCACTGCGCAGGGTAACCTCAAGATCCACCAGCGCATCCACACAG GGGAGAAACCGTACCAGTGCTCCCAGTGTCAGAAAAGCTTCTCCCGGCTGGCCCACTATAAAGACCACCAGCAGACTCACCGGGAGGAGAAACCGTACAACTGCAatgactgtgggaaaagcttctCCTACTTCAAG TCACTCAAGTGCCACCAGATGATCCACAAAGGGGAGAACCTCCACCACTGCTCCGTATGCGGTAAAGGGTTCGCCATCCGAGGCAACCTGAAGACCCATCTGCAGACACACACCAAGGAGAAACCACACCAATGCTCAGAGTGCGGGAAACGGTTCTCCCGAGCCCACGACCTGAAAAAGCACAAGCTGCTCCACACGGGGCAGAAGACCTACCACATTTGCCAGTGTGGCAAG AGCTTCACGGAGCTGGGGAACCTGCGAACCCACCAGAGAACTCACACCGGAGAGAAACCATTCTGCTGTTCTTTCTGCGGCCGAACCTTCTTGCGTGCTGGAGACCTGAAGAGCCACCAGCGGACACACACCGGAGAGAAACCATTCATCTGCGTCATTTGTGGGACCAGTTTTGCCCAATCTGGCAACCTGAAAGTGCATCAGATCACACACACTAAAGAGAGGCCGTACCCTTGTACTGTCTGTGATAAGGGGTTCACCACACCGGGGAGTCTGAAGCTACATATgaggacacacacaggggagCGGCCGTTCCTGTGTAGCGCGTGTGGGAAAGGGTTCACGGCGTCAGGGCAGCTGAAGAGGCACCAAGAGTGTCACATGAGAGACACTGTCCAATCATCTCCTAGTGAAGACACGGGGGTGGCGGtggcttcaaaataa